One stretch of Punica granatum isolate Tunisia-2019 chromosome 5, ASM765513v2, whole genome shotgun sequence DNA includes these proteins:
- the LOC116207512 gene encoding late embryogenesis abundant protein D-29-like isoform X2 — translation MALRRPFWFLFVVAAAAAVVLAATCSCSGVGHMPSNKNDEAEDFEELKVRAGQAGETAADAGKEAKEASESWAGWAKDRLSEGLGLKLSDDVKDTAKTASEKAGDTAKTAKDKIQDMASGAAHYTAEKASDMKDTASEKGSRAYEKAGEIKNSASETAENIKNAAEERAQHMTSTATEKAGETTEEAKRKAEATKDKTAEKAQEAKDKAAETAEQARQKAAETAEEAREKAARTSEEAKESAKEARKNAGEEVKRKQEEAEENMGWAKEGYEAAKAKAGEAVEKAKEKIAANYEAAKQKSKDIKDDFAGRGRDEEL, via the exons ATGGCCTTAAGACGACCCTTTTGGTTCCTCTTCGTGGTGGCAGCAGCGGCCGCAGTGGTGCTTGCCGCCACCTGCAGCTGTTCTGGTGTCGGCCACATGCCTTCGAACAAAAACGACGAGGCAGAGGACTTTGAAGAGTTAAAGGTGAGAGCAGGGCAGGCAGGGGAGACGGCGGCAGATGCCGGGAAGGAGGCCAAGGAGGCATCGGAGTCGTGGGCGGGCTGGGCCAAGGATAGGCTGTCCGAAGGGCTTGGGCTTAAGCTCAGCGATGACGTCAAGGACACAGCCAAGACAGCCTCCGAGAAGGCCGGTGACACGGCCAAGACCGCTAAAGACAAGATCCAGGACATGGCCTCTG GAGCAGCTCATTACACGGCGGAGAAAGCCAGCGACATGAAGGATACGGCGTCGGAAAAAGGCAGCAGGGCTTATGAGAAGGCGGGCGAGATCAAGAACTCAGCCTCGGAGACTGCCGAGAACATAAAGAATGCAGCGGAGGAGAGAGCCCAGCACATGACGAGCACTGCCACGGAGAAGGCAGGAGAGACCACCGAGGAAGCAAAAAGAAAGGCAGAGGCGACGAAGGATAAGACCGCAGAGAAGGCCCAAGAAGCAAAAGACAAGGCCGCAGAGACTGCCGAGCAGGCAAGGCAGAAGGCTGCAGAGACGGCTGAGGAAGCAAGGGAGAAGGCCGCGAGGACATCTGAAGAGGCGAAGGAGTCCGCCAAGGAGGCGAGGAAGAACGCGGGGGAGGAAGTGAAGAGGAAGCAGGAGGAGGCGGAGGAGAACATGGGGTGGGCCAAGGAGGGTTACGAGGCGGCCAAGGCAAAGGCCGGGGAGGCAGTGGAGAAGGCCAAGGAGAAGATCGCGGCTAACTATGAGGCCGCGAAGCAGAAATCCAAGGACATTAAGGATGACTTTGCCGGCCGGGGAAGGGACGAGGAGCTCTGA
- the LOC116206853 gene encoding 5'-nucleotidase domain-containing protein 4 isoform X2, whose amino-acid sequence MQSAAEVLGKFSAQRETPPSMAAAHFINNHGVFVRPNFAQIPKVGARKAPTLCLCSSSSSSVGEKSEVFSVTSSSKCDVDYLGESTKGDLNVKMEHLEAFGIDGQVTLEGPIEEVAKMEAEEAEDLLRKLGIPSPFSSRHSPRGIFCTRTLNLRSISAIGYDMDYTLMHYNVMAWEGRAYDYCMENLRNMGFPVDGLAFDPDLVIRGLVIDKERGNLVKADRFGYVKRAMHGTRMLSTRAVSEIYGRELVDLRKETRWEFLNTLFSVSEAVAYMQMVDRLDDGSVAAKVGPLDYKGLYKAVVKALFRAHVEGQLKSEIMSKPELFVEPDPELPLALLDQKEAGKKLLLITNSDFLYTDKMMKHSFNRFLPNDMGWRDLFDIVIVSARKPEFFQTSHPMYEVVTGEGLMRPCFKASTGGVYSGGSAQMVENSLNIHGDEILYVGDHIYTDVSQSKVHLRWRTALICRELEEEYNALIQSRDHRETLIDFINQKEVVGDLFNQLRLASQRRAKGRPAQTLSTTNMDYEELTESMQKLLIVMQRLDEKIAPMLEADGELFNRRWGFLSRAGLWDKSHLMRQIEKYADIYTSRVSNFLHYTPFMYFRSQEQTLAHDSCSHYNWQHDETEASS is encoded by the exons ATGCAGTCGGCCGCTGAGGTTTTGGGCAAATTCTCTGCGCAAAGGGAGACCCCTCCTTCAATGGCGGCTGCCCACTTCATCAACAATCATGGGGTCTTTGTAAGACCCAATTTTGCCCAGATTCCTAAGGTGGGTGCTCGTAAAGCTCCGACTTTGTGCCtctgcagcagcagcagcagcagtgtTGGGGAGAAGTCGGAGGTTTTCTCTGTGACGTCTTCGAGTAAGTGCGATGTCGATTACTTGGGAGAGAGCACAAAGGGGGATTTGAACGTGAAAATGGAACATCTTGAGGCTTTTG GGATTGATGGACAGGTTACCCTGGAAGGTCCAATTGAGGAAGTTGCGAAGATGGAAGCTGAAGAAGCTGAGGATCTTTTAAGAAAGTTGGGTATTCCT AGTCCTTTCTCATCAAGACATTCACCTCGTGGAATATTCTGTACTCGCACATTGAATCTTCGGTCTATCAGTGCTATTGGCTATGACATGGATTACACCTTGATGCATTACAATGTGATG GCTTGGGAAGGGCGGGCTTATGATTACTGTATGGAGAACTTGAGGAACATGGGTTTTCCTGTTGATGGGCTCGCGTTTGATCCCGACTTG GTCATAAGAGGACTGGTCATTGACAAGGAAAGGGGAAACTTGGTCAAGGCTGATCGTTTTGGTTATGTGAAGAGGGCCATGCATGGTACAAGAATGTTATCTACCCGAGCTGTAAG TGAGATTTATGGGAGGGAACTGGTGGATCTAAGGAAAGAAACCCGATGGGAGTTCCTCAACACTCTATTCTCAGTCTCAGAAGCTGTGGCTTATATGCAG ATGGTTGACAGATTGGATGATGGGTCGGTAGCGGCAAAAGTCGGTCCACTTGATTACAAGGGCCTTTACAAG GCTGTTGTGAAGGCCCTCTTCAGGGCACATGTAGAAGGTCAGCTGAAG AGTGAGATAATGTCTAAACCCGAACTTTTTGTGGAGCCGGATCCGGAGTTACCTCTGGCACTTTTGGATCAGAAGGAG GCGGGTAAGAAGCTTCTGCTCATCACCAACTCAGATTTTCTCTATACGGACAAAATGATGAAGCATTCCTTCAACAGATTTCTTCCCAATGATATGGGCTGGCGAGACTTATTTGACATA GTAATTGTGTCGGCAAGGAAGCCCGAGTTTTTCCAGACATCACATCCGATGTATGAGGTGGTGACTGGAGAGGGCCTGATGCGTCCATGCTTCAAGGCTAGTACAG GGGGTGTGTACTCAGGGGGAAGCGCTCAGATGGTTGAGAATTCCCTCAACATCCACGGAGATGAGATCCTTTATGTGGGGGACCACATATATACGGATGTGAGTCAGTCCAAAGTTCATTTGCGGTGGCGAACTGCATTAATTTGCCGAGAATTGGAAGAAGAG TATAATGCTTTGATCCAAAGTCGGGATCATAGAGAGACACTGATAGATTTCATAAACCAAAAGGAAGTTGTTGGAGACCTTTTTAACCAGCTTCGGCTTGCTTCTCAGAGGCGGGCTAAAGGACGTCCTGCTCAA ACACTATCCACTACAAACATGGACTATGAAGAACTGACTGAAAGCATGCAGAAGTTGCTGATAGTTATGCAAAGACTGGATGAGAAAATAGCACCAATGTTGGAAGCAGACGGAGAGCTGTTTAACAGAAG GTGGGGTTTCCTATCGAGAGCAGGTTTGTGGGATAAGAGCCATTTGATGagacaaattgaaaa GTATGCTGATATTTACACATCAAGGGTTTCCAATTTCCTGCATTACACACCATTCATGTACTTCCGCTCACAAGAACAG ACGCTTGCCCATGATTCGTGCTCTCATTACAATTGGCAGCATGATGAGACCGAGGCCAGTAGCTAA
- the LOC116208947 gene encoding pentatricopeptide repeat-containing protein At3g22470, mitochondrial-like codes for MAQKGVEANLFTYNSLINGYCLHNRVNDAAKLFDVMVERNCPPDVVTYNALINGFCKAKRVNEARIKYQAMLDKGLSANVVTYNTLIGGFCLVGHFHSAEELFEEMQVTGQRPDLQTYAVLLCGLCKAKHMDRAMVLFMHMQNHGLKPNIAIYNILINGLCINGRLDRARELFDVLREREVEPDVKTFTILLNGLCKEGDKLRVEQLLRQMNEKGLPADASTVELLLDLSSEDPSILQLIQDL; via the exons ATGGCCCAGAAAGGTGTGGAAGCCAATTTATTCACATACAATTCACTGATTAATGGATACTGCCTTCATAATCGCGTGAATGATGCTGCTAAGTTATTTGACGTGATGGTTGAGAGGAATTGCCCTCCTGATGTAGTCACTTATAACGCATTGATCAATGGATTTTGTAAGGCCAAACGAGTCAATGAAGCACGGATTAAGTATCAGGCAATGCTCGACAAGGGTTTGAGTGCTAATGTCGTGACATACAACACCCTCATAGGCGGCTTCTGTCTCGTGGGGCATTTTCATTCTGCCGAGGAACTATTCGAGGAGATGCAAGTTACTGGGCAACGACCAGATCTTCAAACATATGCTGTTTTGCTATGTGGCTTGTGTAAAGCGAAACATATGGATAGGGCAATGGTATTATTTATGCACATGCAAAACCATGGTCTGAAACCCAATATTGCGATCTACAATATCCTCATTAACGGTCTGTGCATCAATGGGAGACTCGACCGTGCAAGAGAACTCTTCGATGTTTTGCGTGAACGAGAGGTGGAACCTGATGTCAAGACTTTTACCATATTGCTTAATGGATTGTGTAAAGAAG GAGATAAGTTAAGGGTGGAGCAGCTCCTCCGCCAAATGAATGAGAAAGGCCTCCCTGCAGATGCATCAACAGTAGAGCTCTTGCTGGATCTATCATCTGAAGATCCATCAATTCTACAGCTAATACAGGATCTTTAA
- the LOC116206853 gene encoding 5'-nucleotidase domain-containing protein 4 isoform X1: MQSAAEVLGKFSAQRETPPSMAAAHFINNHGVFVRPNFAQIPKVGARKAPTLCLCSSSSSSVGEKSEVFSVTSSSKCDVDYLGESTKGDLNVKMEHLEAFGIDGQVTLEGPIEEVAKMEAEEAEDLLRKLGIPVCVCPSASPFSSRHSPRGIFCTRTLNLRSISAIGYDMDYTLMHYNVMAWEGRAYDYCMENLRNMGFPVDGLAFDPDLVIRGLVIDKERGNLVKADRFGYVKRAMHGTRMLSTRAVSEIYGRELVDLRKETRWEFLNTLFSVSEAVAYMQMVDRLDDGSVAAKVGPLDYKGLYKAVVKALFRAHVEGQLKSEIMSKPELFVEPDPELPLALLDQKEAGKKLLLITNSDFLYTDKMMKHSFNRFLPNDMGWRDLFDIVIVSARKPEFFQTSHPMYEVVTGEGLMRPCFKASTGGVYSGGSAQMVENSLNIHGDEILYVGDHIYTDVSQSKVHLRWRTALICRELEEEYNALIQSRDHRETLIDFINQKEVVGDLFNQLRLASQRRAKGRPAQTLSTTNMDYEELTESMQKLLIVMQRLDEKIAPMLEADGELFNRRWGFLSRAGLWDKSHLMRQIEKYADIYTSRVSNFLHYTPFMYFRSQEQTLAHDSCSHYNWQHDETEASS, encoded by the exons ATGCAGTCGGCCGCTGAGGTTTTGGGCAAATTCTCTGCGCAAAGGGAGACCCCTCCTTCAATGGCGGCTGCCCACTTCATCAACAATCATGGGGTCTTTGTAAGACCCAATTTTGCCCAGATTCCTAAGGTGGGTGCTCGTAAAGCTCCGACTTTGTGCCtctgcagcagcagcagcagcagtgtTGGGGAGAAGTCGGAGGTTTTCTCTGTGACGTCTTCGAGTAAGTGCGATGTCGATTACTTGGGAGAGAGCACAAAGGGGGATTTGAACGTGAAAATGGAACATCTTGAGGCTTTTG GGATTGATGGACAGGTTACCCTGGAAGGTCCAATTGAGGAAGTTGCGAAGATGGAAGCTGAAGAAGCTGAGGATCTTTTAAGAAAGTTGGGTATTCCTGTATGTGTCTGTCCGTCTGCA AGTCCTTTCTCATCAAGACATTCACCTCGTGGAATATTCTGTACTCGCACATTGAATCTTCGGTCTATCAGTGCTATTGGCTATGACATGGATTACACCTTGATGCATTACAATGTGATG GCTTGGGAAGGGCGGGCTTATGATTACTGTATGGAGAACTTGAGGAACATGGGTTTTCCTGTTGATGGGCTCGCGTTTGATCCCGACTTG GTCATAAGAGGACTGGTCATTGACAAGGAAAGGGGAAACTTGGTCAAGGCTGATCGTTTTGGTTATGTGAAGAGGGCCATGCATGGTACAAGAATGTTATCTACCCGAGCTGTAAG TGAGATTTATGGGAGGGAACTGGTGGATCTAAGGAAAGAAACCCGATGGGAGTTCCTCAACACTCTATTCTCAGTCTCAGAAGCTGTGGCTTATATGCAG ATGGTTGACAGATTGGATGATGGGTCGGTAGCGGCAAAAGTCGGTCCACTTGATTACAAGGGCCTTTACAAG GCTGTTGTGAAGGCCCTCTTCAGGGCACATGTAGAAGGTCAGCTGAAG AGTGAGATAATGTCTAAACCCGAACTTTTTGTGGAGCCGGATCCGGAGTTACCTCTGGCACTTTTGGATCAGAAGGAG GCGGGTAAGAAGCTTCTGCTCATCACCAACTCAGATTTTCTCTATACGGACAAAATGATGAAGCATTCCTTCAACAGATTTCTTCCCAATGATATGGGCTGGCGAGACTTATTTGACATA GTAATTGTGTCGGCAAGGAAGCCCGAGTTTTTCCAGACATCACATCCGATGTATGAGGTGGTGACTGGAGAGGGCCTGATGCGTCCATGCTTCAAGGCTAGTACAG GGGGTGTGTACTCAGGGGGAAGCGCTCAGATGGTTGAGAATTCCCTCAACATCCACGGAGATGAGATCCTTTATGTGGGGGACCACATATATACGGATGTGAGTCAGTCCAAAGTTCATTTGCGGTGGCGAACTGCATTAATTTGCCGAGAATTGGAAGAAGAG TATAATGCTTTGATCCAAAGTCGGGATCATAGAGAGACACTGATAGATTTCATAAACCAAAAGGAAGTTGTTGGAGACCTTTTTAACCAGCTTCGGCTTGCTTCTCAGAGGCGGGCTAAAGGACGTCCTGCTCAA ACACTATCCACTACAAACATGGACTATGAAGAACTGACTGAAAGCATGCAGAAGTTGCTGATAGTTATGCAAAGACTGGATGAGAAAATAGCACCAATGTTGGAAGCAGACGGAGAGCTGTTTAACAGAAG GTGGGGTTTCCTATCGAGAGCAGGTTTGTGGGATAAGAGCCATTTGATGagacaaattgaaaa GTATGCTGATATTTACACATCAAGGGTTTCCAATTTCCTGCATTACACACCATTCATGTACTTCCGCTCACAAGAACAG ACGCTTGCCCATGATTCGTGCTCTCATTACAATTGGCAGCATGATGAGACCGAGGCCAGTAGCTAA
- the LOC116207510 gene encoding uncharacterized protein LOC116207510 encodes MATKKIIAICQSGGDFVTNKDGSLSYTGGDAYAIDIDEEIQLQDFKNEVAEMFSCSVGNMTIKYFLPGNKKTLITISKDKDLQRMVSFVGDSGSVDVFILSEEAAARNVSNMPASRSSRTTVSEAAPPAAPAPAPVDVPCDMLMETHEEPPLKSIPPSSSDEKNRKAALQWENTITGVDQRFNSFHEFKEALHKYSIARGFAYRYKKNDSHRVSVKCKSQGCPWRIYASRLSTTQLICIKKMNENHTCEGGNVKAGYRATRGWVGNIIKEKLKESPNYKPKDIAADIRKEYGIQLNYSQAWRAKEIAREQLQGSYKDSYKLLPFFCERIKETNPGSFATFSTKEDLSFHRLFVSFHACISGFEQGCRPLLFLDSVPLLSKYQGVLLAAVSVDGNDGIFPVAFAIVDEETEENWHWFLQELKSALSNTQQITFIADFQYGLKKSLPEVFENCYHSYCLRQLAEKLNKDLKGQFSHEARRFMINDFYAAAHAPKLEGFQRALENIKNISAEAYDWVIQSEPEHWASVFFPGARYNFMQSNYGQDFYCWVGEVQELPITQIIDSLRGKMMEAIYNWRVESNQWVSKLTPSKEEKLQKEAMEAQSLSVLISHGSTFEVRGESIEIVDVEAWDCSCKGWRITGLPCSHAIAVFDGIDRSPYDYCSRYFTVESYRATYAESINPVPNVEPPPTGDSGELPIITVTPPPMRRPPGRPKVKSADPLDSIKRQLQCSKCKGLGHNKKTCKAS; translated from the exons ATGGCGACCAAGAAAATAATAGCTATATGTCAGTCGGGGGGAGATTTTGTGACTAACAAGGACGGGTCGCTCTCTTACACCGGTGGCGATGCTTACGCGATAGACATTGATGAGGAGATCCAGTTGCAGGactttaagaatgaagtggctGAGATGTTCAGCTGCAGTGTTGGTAATATGACCATAAAGTACTTTCTTCCGGGTAATAAGAAGACCCTCATCACGATCTCTAAAGATAAGGACTTGCAGCGCATGGTGAGCTTTGTCGGCGATTCTGGCTCAGTCGATGTGTTCATATTGTCTGAGGAAGCTGCCGCTCGGAACGTGTCCAACATGCCTGCTAGTAG GTCCAGTAGAACAACTGTTTCAGAGGCAGCCCCCCCAGCCGCTCCCGCTCCCGCTCCCGTTGACGTGCCATGTGATATGCTGATGGAGACGCATGAAGAACCTCCTCTGAAGAGCATTCCTCCAAGTTCCAGTGACGAGAAGAATCGCAAGGCTGCGCTGCAGTGGGAAAACACAATAACGGGAGTCGACCAAAGATTTAATAGCTTCCATGAATTCAAGGAAGCCCTGCACAAGTACTCGATTGCCCGTGGTTTTGCTTACAGATACAAGAAGAATGACAGTCACAGAGTAAGCGTTAAGTGCAAGTCCCAAGGCTGCCCATGGAGGATTTATGCATCGAGATTGTCCACCACTCAGCTGatatgtattaaaaaaatgaatgagaaTCATACTTGCGAAGGAGGTAATGTGAAGGCTGGGTACCGAGCGACTAGGGGCTGGGTGGGGAATATTATAAAGGAGAAGCTGAAGGAATCTCCAAATTATAAGCCGAAAGATATAGCTGCGGACATTCGGAAGGAGTACGGGATTCAACTGAACTATTCACAAGCATGGAGGGCAAAAGAAATTGCAAGGGAGCAGCTTCAAGGGTCGTATAAAGATTCTTATAAGCTGTTACCATTTTTCTGTGAGAGAATTAAGGAGACCAATCCAGGAAGCTTTGCTACCTTCAGCACGAAGGAAGACTTGAGCTTTCACCGTCTCTTTGTCTCATTCCATGCCTGTATTTCGGGTTTCGAACAGGGCTGCCGTCCGCTTCTGTTCCTTGATAGTGTTCCACTGCTCTCAAAGTACCAGGGAGTTCTTCTTGCGGCAGTTTCTGTGGATGGGAATGATGGGATCTTTCCAGTAGCATTTGCAATAGTCGATGAGGAGACTGAGGAGAATTGGCACTGGTTTCTTCAGGAGCTCAAGTCTGCACTCTCAAACACTCAGCAGATAACATTCATTGCTGATTTTCAATATGGGCTGAAGAAATCTCTGCCTGAAGTATTTGAGAACTGCTACCACAGCTACTGTTTACGCCAGTTAGCTGAGAAGCTCAACAAGGACTTAAAGGGGCAGTTCTCACATGAAGCGAGGAGGTTCATGATTAATGATTTCTATGCTGCAGCTCATGCCCCTAAGCTGGAGGGCTTTCAGCGGGCACTTGAGAACATTAAGAATATTTCAGCTGAAGCTTATGATTGGGTAATACAGAGTGAACCGGAGCACTGGGCAAGTGTGTTCTTCCCTGGGGCAAGGTATAATTTCATGCAATCGAACTACGGGCAGGACTTCTACTGCTGGGTTGGAGAGGTCCAGGAGCTTCCAATTACCCAGATCATCGACTCACTCCGAGGAAAGATGATGGAGGCGATTTACAATTGGAGAGTGGAATCGAACCAGTGGGTCTCAAAGCTAACGCCCTCGAAGGAGGAGAAGCTCCAGAAGGAGGCCATGGAGGCTCAGTCCCTTAGCGTTCTGATCTCTCACGGGAGCACCTTCGAGGTTCGAGGAGAGTCCATCGAGATTGTCGACGTCGAGGCTTGGGATTGTAGCTGCAAAGGTTGGCGGATCACGGGCTTGCCGTGCTCCCATGCGATCGCGGTCTTTGACGGGATTGACCGGAGCCCTTACGATTATTGCTCAAGGTACTTCACAGTAGAGAGTTACAGAGCTACCTATGCCGAGTCAATCAATCCTGTCCCGAACGTGGAGCCGCCACCCACGGGCGATTCGGGGGAGTTGCCAATTATAACGGTAACTCCGCCGCCCATGAGACGGCCACCAGGCCGGCCCAAGGTGAAGTCGGCCGATCCGCTGGACTCAATCAAGCGGCAGCTACAGTGCAGCAAGTGCAAAGGCCTGGGCCACAACAAGAAGACCTGTAAAGCCTCCTAA
- the LOC116207512 gene encoding late embryogenesis abundant protein D-29-like isoform X1, with protein sequence MALRRPFWFLFVVAAAAAVVLAATCSCSGVGHMPSNKNDEAEDFEELKVRAGQAGETAADAGKEAKEASESWAGWAKDRLSEGLGLKLSDDVKDTAKTASEKAGDTAKTAKDKIQDMASAGAAHYTAEKASDMKDTASEKGSRAYEKAGEIKNSASETAENIKNAAEERAQHMTSTATEKAGETTEEAKRKAEATKDKTAEKAQEAKDKAAETAEQARQKAAETAEEAREKAARTSEEAKESAKEARKNAGEEVKRKQEEAEENMGWAKEGYEAAKAKAGEAVEKAKEKIAANYEAAKQKSKDIKDDFAGRGRDEEL encoded by the exons ATGGCCTTAAGACGACCCTTTTGGTTCCTCTTCGTGGTGGCAGCAGCGGCCGCAGTGGTGCTTGCCGCCACCTGCAGCTGTTCTGGTGTCGGCCACATGCCTTCGAACAAAAACGACGAGGCAGAGGACTTTGAAGAGTTAAAGGTGAGAGCAGGGCAGGCAGGGGAGACGGCGGCAGATGCCGGGAAGGAGGCCAAGGAGGCATCGGAGTCGTGGGCGGGCTGGGCCAAGGATAGGCTGTCCGAAGGGCTTGGGCTTAAGCTCAGCGATGACGTCAAGGACACAGCCAAGACAGCCTCCGAGAAGGCCGGTGACACGGCCAAGACCGCTAAAGACAAGATCCAGGACATGGCCTCTG CAGGAGCAGCTCATTACACGGCGGAGAAAGCCAGCGACATGAAGGATACGGCGTCGGAAAAAGGCAGCAGGGCTTATGAGAAGGCGGGCGAGATCAAGAACTCAGCCTCGGAGACTGCCGAGAACATAAAGAATGCAGCGGAGGAGAGAGCCCAGCACATGACGAGCACTGCCACGGAGAAGGCAGGAGAGACCACCGAGGAAGCAAAAAGAAAGGCAGAGGCGACGAAGGATAAGACCGCAGAGAAGGCCCAAGAAGCAAAAGACAAGGCCGCAGAGACTGCCGAGCAGGCAAGGCAGAAGGCTGCAGAGACGGCTGAGGAAGCAAGGGAGAAGGCCGCGAGGACATCTGAAGAGGCGAAGGAGTCCGCCAAGGAGGCGAGGAAGAACGCGGGGGAGGAAGTGAAGAGGAAGCAGGAGGAGGCGGAGGAGAACATGGGGTGGGCCAAGGAGGGTTACGAGGCGGCCAAGGCAAAGGCCGGGGAGGCAGTGGAGAAGGCCAAGGAGAAGATCGCGGCTAACTATGAGGCCGCGAAGCAGAAATCCAAGGACATTAAGGATGACTTTGCCGGCCGGGGAAGGGACGAGGAGCTCTGA
- the LOC116206853 gene encoding 5'-nucleotidase domain-containing protein 4 isoform X3, with product MQSAAEVLGKFSAQRETPPSMAAAHFINNHGVFVRPNFAQIPKVGARKAPTLCLCSSSSSSVGEKSEVFSVTSSSKCDVDYLGESTKGDLNVKMEHLEAFGIDGQVTLEGPIEEVAKMEAEEAEDLLRKSPFSSRHSPRGIFCTRTLNLRSISAIGYDMDYTLMHYNVMAWEGRAYDYCMENLRNMGFPVDGLAFDPDLVIRGLVIDKERGNLVKADRFGYVKRAMHGTRMLSTRAVSEIYGRELVDLRKETRWEFLNTLFSVSEAVAYMQMVDRLDDGSVAAKVGPLDYKGLYKAVVKALFRAHVEGQLKSEIMSKPELFVEPDPELPLALLDQKEAGKKLLLITNSDFLYTDKMMKHSFNRFLPNDMGWRDLFDIVIVSARKPEFFQTSHPMYEVVTGEGLMRPCFKASTGGVYSGGSAQMVENSLNIHGDEILYVGDHIYTDVSQSKVHLRWRTALICRELEEEYNALIQSRDHRETLIDFINQKEVVGDLFNQLRLASQRRAKGRPAQTLSTTNMDYEELTESMQKLLIVMQRLDEKIAPMLEADGELFNRRWGFLSRAGLWDKSHLMRQIEKYADIYTSRVSNFLHYTPFMYFRSQEQTLAHDSCSHYNWQHDETEASS from the exons ATGCAGTCGGCCGCTGAGGTTTTGGGCAAATTCTCTGCGCAAAGGGAGACCCCTCCTTCAATGGCGGCTGCCCACTTCATCAACAATCATGGGGTCTTTGTAAGACCCAATTTTGCCCAGATTCCTAAGGTGGGTGCTCGTAAAGCTCCGACTTTGTGCCtctgcagcagcagcagcagcagtgtTGGGGAGAAGTCGGAGGTTTTCTCTGTGACGTCTTCGAGTAAGTGCGATGTCGATTACTTGGGAGAGAGCACAAAGGGGGATTTGAACGTGAAAATGGAACATCTTGAGGCTTTTG GGATTGATGGACAGGTTACCCTGGAAGGTCCAATTGAGGAAGTTGCGAAGATGGAAGCTGAAGAAGCTGAGGATCTTTTAAGAAAG AGTCCTTTCTCATCAAGACATTCACCTCGTGGAATATTCTGTACTCGCACATTGAATCTTCGGTCTATCAGTGCTATTGGCTATGACATGGATTACACCTTGATGCATTACAATGTGATG GCTTGGGAAGGGCGGGCTTATGATTACTGTATGGAGAACTTGAGGAACATGGGTTTTCCTGTTGATGGGCTCGCGTTTGATCCCGACTTG GTCATAAGAGGACTGGTCATTGACAAGGAAAGGGGAAACTTGGTCAAGGCTGATCGTTTTGGTTATGTGAAGAGGGCCATGCATGGTACAAGAATGTTATCTACCCGAGCTGTAAG TGAGATTTATGGGAGGGAACTGGTGGATCTAAGGAAAGAAACCCGATGGGAGTTCCTCAACACTCTATTCTCAGTCTCAGAAGCTGTGGCTTATATGCAG ATGGTTGACAGATTGGATGATGGGTCGGTAGCGGCAAAAGTCGGTCCACTTGATTACAAGGGCCTTTACAAG GCTGTTGTGAAGGCCCTCTTCAGGGCACATGTAGAAGGTCAGCTGAAG AGTGAGATAATGTCTAAACCCGAACTTTTTGTGGAGCCGGATCCGGAGTTACCTCTGGCACTTTTGGATCAGAAGGAG GCGGGTAAGAAGCTTCTGCTCATCACCAACTCAGATTTTCTCTATACGGACAAAATGATGAAGCATTCCTTCAACAGATTTCTTCCCAATGATATGGGCTGGCGAGACTTATTTGACATA GTAATTGTGTCGGCAAGGAAGCCCGAGTTTTTCCAGACATCACATCCGATGTATGAGGTGGTGACTGGAGAGGGCCTGATGCGTCCATGCTTCAAGGCTAGTACAG GGGGTGTGTACTCAGGGGGAAGCGCTCAGATGGTTGAGAATTCCCTCAACATCCACGGAGATGAGATCCTTTATGTGGGGGACCACATATATACGGATGTGAGTCAGTCCAAAGTTCATTTGCGGTGGCGAACTGCATTAATTTGCCGAGAATTGGAAGAAGAG TATAATGCTTTGATCCAAAGTCGGGATCATAGAGAGACACTGATAGATTTCATAAACCAAAAGGAAGTTGTTGGAGACCTTTTTAACCAGCTTCGGCTTGCTTCTCAGAGGCGGGCTAAAGGACGTCCTGCTCAA ACACTATCCACTACAAACATGGACTATGAAGAACTGACTGAAAGCATGCAGAAGTTGCTGATAGTTATGCAAAGACTGGATGAGAAAATAGCACCAATGTTGGAAGCAGACGGAGAGCTGTTTAACAGAAG GTGGGGTTTCCTATCGAGAGCAGGTTTGTGGGATAAGAGCCATTTGATGagacaaattgaaaa GTATGCTGATATTTACACATCAAGGGTTTCCAATTTCCTGCATTACACACCATTCATGTACTTCCGCTCACAAGAACAG ACGCTTGCCCATGATTCGTGCTCTCATTACAATTGGCAGCATGATGAGACCGAGGCCAGTAGCTAA